From a region of the Pontibacillus yanchengensis genome:
- a CDS encoding TIGR03826 family flagellar region protein has translation MGELANCPRCNALFMKQFKTICDKCYKEEERDFDTVYQFIRKKENRTSTVDEVVDATGVKRDIIMKFVKEGRLRTSIFPNLTYPCQKCGEPIKEGKICENCTSEINNELKREQEIEEVEKANKIKERKHSTYISGVTSRKNHR, from the coding sequence ATGGGGGAATTAGCGAACTGCCCGCGTTGTAACGCGTTATTTATGAAACAATTTAAAACGATTTGTGATAAGTGTTATAAAGAGGAAGAGCGAGATTTTGATACAGTATATCAATTTATCCGTAAAAAAGAGAACCGTACTTCCACTGTTGATGAAGTCGTAGACGCAACAGGGGTTAAGCGAGATATTATTATGAAATTCGTCAAAGAAGGACGACTTCGTACGAGCATTTTTCCGAATTTAACGTATCCATGTCAAAAATGCGGCGAACCGATTAAAGAAGGAAAAATTTGTGAGAATTGCACTTCGGAGATTAACAATGAACTAAAACGTGAACAAGAGATAGAAGAAGTAGAAAAAGCCAATAAAATAAAAGAGCGGAAACATTCTACGTATATATCAGGAGTTACTTCAAGAAAAAATCATAGATAA
- the flgM gene encoding flagellar biosynthesis anti-sigma factor FlgM, with protein sequence MKINGPNQTNFNPYKKQVQQQQEAQKANANQDKLEISKQAKQMQENNKAQEARSERVAEIKQQVEAGNYKVDANQTAKNMINFWANN encoded by the coding sequence ATGAAAATTAATGGTCCAAATCAGACGAACTTTAATCCTTACAAGAAGCAAGTTCAACAACAACAAGAAGCTCAGAAGGCTAATGCCAATCAAGATAAACTAGAAATCTCTAAGCAAGCCAAGCAGATGCAAGAAAACAACAAGGCTCAAGAAGCGCGTAGTGAGCGTGTAGCGGAGATTAAGCAGCAGGTTGAAGCTGGCAACTACAAAGTAGACGCAAACCAAACTGCCAAAAATATGATTAACTTCTGGGCGAACAACTAA
- a CDS encoding flagellar protein FlgN, with product MSIQSIVAIMDKLCSLHESLYTLSKEKTDMLKEGDTQSLQALLVKERKHIQAISQLDAEREKQVTSWFQSKGIPVNEPTITTMIENIQSQEEKQQLEELFERLLDVLAGLKQQEQLNQELTHQSLQFVELSLDMLQPSMKNMNYGKPNTKQADQGQKRSVFDSKA from the coding sequence ATGTCCATTCAATCAATTGTAGCCATCATGGATAAGCTTTGCTCCTTACATGAAAGTTTATATACCCTTTCCAAGGAAAAAACCGACATGCTGAAAGAAGGAGATACGCAGTCTCTTCAAGCATTACTCGTCAAAGAGCGTAAGCATATCCAGGCGATTAGCCAATTGGATGCAGAGCGAGAAAAGCAAGTAACCAGCTGGTTCCAAAGCAAGGGAATACCGGTGAACGAACCAACCATCACAACAATGATAGAGAACATCCAGTCTCAAGAAGAGAAGCAGCAGCTGGAGGAATTGTTCGAACGCTTACTAGACGTACTGGCAGGATTGAAGCAACAGGAACAGCTTAACCAAGAACTAACGCACCAATCGTTACAATTTGTTGAGTTGTCCCTGGATATGCTTCAACCTTCCATGAAGAATATGAATTACGGCAAACCAAACACAAAACAGGCAGACCAAGGGCAAAAGCGGTCTGTCTTTGATTCGAAAGCATAA
- the flgK gene encoding flagellar hook-associated protein FlgK — protein sequence MTSTFHGLEVAKRGMFAQQSALYTTGHNISNANTDGYSRQRVNFEQTAPYPPASRNRPEMPGQMGSGVEAGTIERVREGFLDAQFRGENHKAGYYTAKSDALGKMEEVMNEPSDQGLSKTMDRFWQSLQDLSAQPEDSGVRSQVKQRGKAVADTFNYLSDSLNGIKQDFKNQIGVAEKDINSLARQINNLNNQISEVEPHGYLPNDLYDERDRLIDELSTQANIKVSYDESSSSALAQAQGKATVEIVDGSGSSLFTNGGNSVPLVDGSSNTYNQISVQDTDSNGGMDTVSLGGSASLDAKDFQSVGKMMGLIDSYGYDDGGSIKGTYPEMLNELDGMAHTFAEEFNKVQREGYSINEINGTGPTDVNFFTAPTAGNQDGFAGNMSVNITDGNDIAAANTENAGDGDNAIDLADVNSTTLDYNGTDSSFQSYYEGVIGEMAIQSQEATRLQNNSETLRQSVEERRQSVSGVSLDEEMSNMIKYQHAYNAAARNLTTVDEMLDKIINGMGRVGR from the coding sequence ATGACTTCAACGTTTCATGGGTTAGAAGTAGCCAAGCGGGGAATGTTCGCCCAGCAATCAGCACTTTATACAACAGGACACAATATATCCAATGCCAACACAGATGGATATTCCCGTCAGCGGGTGAACTTCGAACAAACCGCACCATATCCACCTGCCTCCCGTAACCGTCCTGAAATGCCAGGGCAAATGGGATCTGGTGTAGAAGCTGGTACGATTGAGCGGGTGAGAGAAGGTTTTCTTGATGCTCAATTTCGTGGGGAAAATCATAAAGCAGGATACTACACCGCAAAATCAGACGCCCTCGGGAAAATGGAAGAAGTCATGAATGAGCCATCGGACCAAGGCCTTTCCAAAACAATGGATCGATTCTGGCAATCCTTACAGGACCTATCCGCACAGCCTGAAGATTCCGGCGTTCGTTCCCAGGTGAAGCAACGAGGAAAAGCAGTAGCCGATACCTTTAACTATCTATCCGACTCATTAAATGGCATCAAGCAAGATTTTAAAAATCAAATTGGTGTAGCGGAGAAGGATATTAACTCTCTCGCAAGACAGATAAACAACTTGAACAATCAAATTAGTGAAGTCGAGCCACACGGCTACCTTCCAAACGATTTATATGACGAACGAGATCGCTTAATTGATGAATTGTCAACACAAGCCAACATTAAAGTTAGTTACGATGAAAGTAGTAGTTCTGCCTTGGCACAAGCACAAGGAAAAGCTACCGTTGAAATTGTAGATGGTAGTGGCAGTTCCTTGTTCACCAATGGAGGTAATTCCGTACCCCTAGTAGACGGCTCGTCGAATACATACAATCAGATATCCGTTCAAGATACCGATTCAAATGGTGGCATGGATACCGTATCGCTAGGTGGTTCCGCAAGTCTTGATGCGAAAGATTTTCAATCCGTTGGAAAAATGATGGGTTTGATTGATTCGTACGGTTATGATGATGGTGGCTCTATTAAAGGAACGTATCCGGAAATGCTGAATGAGTTAGATGGCATGGCTCATACGTTTGCTGAGGAATTCAATAAAGTACAGCGAGAAGGATACAGTATTAATGAAATTAATGGCACTGGTCCAACTGATGTGAATTTCTTTACAGCACCAACCGCAGGTAACCAAGATGGCTTCGCTGGTAACATGAGTGTAAATATCACAGATGGAAATGACATTGCTGCAGCGAATACCGAAAACGCAGGCGATGGGGACAATGCGATTGACCTTGCTGATGTGAATTCCACTACACTTGACTATAACGGCACAGATTCATCCTTCCAAAGCTACTATGAAGGCGTAATCGGGGAAATGGCAATCCAGTCTCAAGAAGCAACTCGCTTACAAAATAACTCGGAGACCCTTCGTCAATCTGTTGAAGAGCGCCGTCAGTCGGTAAGTGGTGTTTCCTTAGACGAGGAAATGTCCAATATGATCAAGTATCAGCACGCTTACAATGCAGCTGCTCGTAACTTAACCACAGTCGATGAAATGCTCGATAAAATCATTAACGGCATGGGCCGTGTAGGAAGGTAG
- the flgL gene encoding flagellar hook-associated protein FlgL, protein MRVTQNMLSSNMLRNVSNSYERMGKFQEQLSTGKKISKPSDDPVVAMKGMNYRTELTEIEQYKRNVGEVHNWMDNSDAALDKTTQALQRLRELAVQGSNGTYEEGQRENIAKEVSQLKDHLKDIGNTKFNNKYIFNGNDTTTKPIDSSGVSSNSESVNIEVFDGIKIQTNVNPQEVFNQDMFDKIDSFIGKLEGTESGDLDESIKDMADLIDNTVNARADLGARMNRVDLIEDRLASQEISATKNLSDAEDADMEKVITNLKTQESVHRAALGVGARIIQPSLMDFLR, encoded by the coding sequence ATGCGCGTAACGCAAAATATGCTTTCAAGCAACATGCTTCGTAATGTGAGCAACAGTTATGAACGAATGGGAAAATTCCAGGAACAGCTTTCCACTGGGAAAAAGATAAGCAAGCCTTCCGATGATCCCGTTGTTGCTATGAAAGGTATGAACTACCGTACCGAGCTAACGGAGATTGAACAGTATAAGCGAAATGTCGGAGAGGTTCACAACTGGATGGACAACTCAGACGCCGCATTAGATAAGACAACTCAAGCCCTCCAACGCCTACGCGAATTAGCTGTACAAGGTAGTAACGGAACGTACGAAGAAGGCCAGCGCGAGAATATTGCAAAAGAAGTTAGTCAGCTGAAGGATCACTTAAAAGACATCGGGAACACGAAGTTTAATAATAAGTACATTTTCAATGGAAATGATACGACGACAAAGCCTATCGATAGTTCAGGTGTATCCTCTAATAGTGAATCAGTAAATATTGAAGTGTTTGACGGGATTAAAATTCAAACGAATGTAAATCCTCAGGAAGTATTTAATCAGGATATGTTTGATAAGATCGATTCCTTTATAGGGAAATTAGAAGGAACGGAAAGTGGAGATTTAGATGAATCGATAAAAGATATGGCTGATCTCATTGATAATACGGTGAATGCTCGTGCTGATTTAGGTGCTCGCATGAATCGTGTCGATTTGATTGAAGACCGCCTTGCTTCTCAAGAAATTTCAGCAACCAAAAATCTATCTGACGCAGAAGATGCCGACATGGAAAAAGTCATTACCAATTTAAAAACGCAAGAAAGTGTCCATCGTGCTGCTCTTGGAGTCGGCGCAAGAATTATCCAACCATCGTTAATGGACTTTCTACGATAA
- a CDS encoding DUF6470 family protein: MQVPQVQIQTTEAKLGLRTQNAKVTLQQPKADVSIQQPEADLSIKQHPPKLSIDQSNAWRNLDLKNVFERTRELAKHGNQTWSENLAKMAQEGDQMMRIENKGNPIASIAKRSGHWNFDIQVGGMPVYDLVSIDYQPGKAEINAQANQPNIKATPYNPEFTYKRGQVNSQMKQHSSINIDVKNLKFKGTQGFEMTI; encoded by the coding sequence ATGCAGGTTCCACAGGTCCAAATCCAAACGACCGAGGCTAAATTAGGATTACGCACACAAAATGCCAAAGTAACGTTGCAACAACCAAAAGCGGATGTAAGCATTCAACAACCGGAAGCAGACCTGTCCATCAAGCAACATCCTCCTAAGTTGAGCATTGATCAATCGAATGCTTGGCGTAACCTTGATTTAAAGAATGTATTTGAACGGACAAGAGAACTTGCCAAGCATGGGAATCAAACCTGGTCTGAAAATCTCGCCAAGATGGCCCAAGAAGGCGATCAGATGATGCGCATCGAAAACAAAGGAAATCCAATTGCATCTATAGCGAAGCGGAGCGGTCACTGGAATTTTGATATTCAAGTAGGTGGCATGCCCGTGTACGATCTTGTTTCGATTGACTATCAACCAGGCAAGGCAGAGATAAATGCACAAGCCAATCAACCAAACATAAAAGCAACACCTTATAATCCTGAATTCACCTATAAAAGAGGTCAAGTAAATAGTCAAATGAAACAACATTCTAGTATTAATATTGATGTAAAGAATTTGAAGTTCAAAGGTACGCAAGGGTTTGAAATGACTATATAA
- the fliW gene encoding flagellar assembly protein FliW has protein sequence MNIHTKFFGEVDIKEESIIEFPNGLPGFEQETRFVLLDIDEQSIYHSLQSVEQAEVALIVTNPYLFFRDYEFILDDNTVNLLDIQNSEDVVILSVLTLKDPFKDTSANLQAPIVLNSKNNKAKQVILKDTEYETKHHIISNGKGV, from the coding sequence ATGAACATACATACGAAATTTTTCGGTGAAGTTGATATAAAAGAAGAAAGTATAATAGAGTTTCCGAATGGTTTACCAGGATTTGAACAGGAAACGAGATTTGTATTGCTAGATATTGATGAACAATCTATCTATCATTCATTACAATCCGTCGAGCAAGCAGAGGTTGCGTTAATCGTAACGAATCCTTACCTATTTTTCAGAGATTATGAATTTATCTTGGATGACAACACGGTTAACTTACTTGATATCCAGAATAGCGAGGACGTTGTAATCTTAAGTGTACTTACATTAAAAGATCCATTCAAAGACACCTCCGCGAATCTCCAAGCCCCGATTGTACTCAATAGCAAAAACAACAAAGCCAAGCAAGTGATTCTAAAGGATACAGAATACGAAACAAAACACCACATCATCTCAAACGGAAAGGGTGTGTAG
- the csrA gene encoding carbon storage regulator CsrA, with protein MLILNRKLNDSIQIGDDIEIKIISIDGDQVKIGIDAPKSVDVYRKELYIKIQEENQEASNTTNDLLNLLKKPNKD; from the coding sequence ATGCTTATTTTAAATCGGAAGCTAAACGACTCCATCCAAATCGGGGATGATATAGAGATTAAAATAATTTCTATTGATGGAGACCAAGTAAAAATTGGCATAGATGCCCCAAAGTCGGTGGATGTCTATCGCAAAGAACTATACATAAAAATCCAAGAAGAAAACCAGGAAGCAAGCAATACGACAAATGATTTACTAAATCTATTAAAAAAACCAAATAAAGACTAA
- a CDS encoding flagellin, protein MRINHNIAALNTHRQLSQANNANQQSMEKLSSGLRINRAGDDAAGLAISEKMRGQIRGLEQAQRNSQDGISMIQTAEGALNETHSILQRVRELTVQANNDTNTTEDTNKIQEEVDELINEVNGISDRTEFNKQNLIDGTLGANTANVGSDLADGTGALKIANVTGAEVGTGYQVDAQTAGELTVTNADGSQSQTISVSNLSSVGVGDTYNFDKLGVKLEAQDTDISGVGSTSANGQFDVASSGIEFQIGANTNQTLAVSINDMGADQLGSASIKMDDIDVTDFSTNSFDQQLSAIDDAISSVSDERSKLGAYQNRLDHTINNLGTSSENLTAAESRIRDVDYASAA, encoded by the coding sequence ATGCGTATTAATCACAATATCGCCGCGTTAAACACGCACCGTCAACTTTCTCAAGCTAACAATGCTAACCAACAATCAATGGAAAAACTATCTTCAGGTCTTCGTATCAACCGTGCAGGAGACGACGCAGCAGGTCTTGCAATCTCTGAAAAAATGCGTGGTCAGATTCGTGGACTTGAACAAGCTCAGCGTAACTCTCAAGATGGTATCTCTATGATTCAAACTGCAGAGGGCGCGTTGAATGAAACTCATAGTATTCTACAACGGGTGAGAGAGCTAACAGTACAAGCTAATAATGATACCAATACAACCGAAGACACAAACAAAATTCAAGAAGAAGTAGATGAGTTAATTAATGAAGTTAATGGAATCAGTGATAGAACTGAGTTCAATAAGCAAAACCTTATCGATGGTACACTAGGTGCTAATACAGCAAACGTTGGATCTGACCTAGCTGATGGTACAGGGGCTTTGAAGATTGCTAATGTAACAGGTGCAGAGGTTGGGACAGGTTATCAAGTTGACGCTCAAACTGCAGGTGAATTAACAGTTACAAATGCTGATGGTTCCCAGTCTCAGACTATATCTGTTTCTAACTTGTCATCAGTAGGAGTTGGAGACACTTACAATTTTGATAAATTAGGAGTTAAACTAGAAGCTCAAGATACTGATATTTCAGGGGTAGGATCTACTTCTGCTAATGGTCAATTTGATGTGGCTTCAAGCGGAATTGAATTTCAAATAGGTGCTAATACAAATCAAACACTAGCAGTTTCAATAAATGATATGGGTGCTGACCAATTAGGTTCTGCATCTATTAAAATGGACGATATAGATGTAACTGATTTTAGTACCAACTCTTTTGATCAACAGCTGTCTGCTATAGATGATGCAATTTCATCGGTTTCTGATGAACGCTCAAAATTAGGTGCCTATCAAAACCGCCTAGATCACACGATCAACAACCTTGGTACATCTTCCGAAAACCTAACAGCAGCAGAATCACGTATTCGTGACGTTGATTATGCTTCAGCTGCGTAA
- a CDS encoding flagellin — MAKEMMNQTKQNILAQASQSMLAKANQQPQGVLQLLR; from the coding sequence ATGGCCAAAGAAATGATGAACCAAACGAAACAAAATATCCTTGCACAGGCTTCTCAGTCTATGCTTGCAAAAGCAAACCAACAGCCTCAAGGAGTACTTCAGTTACTACGTTAA
- the flaG gene encoding flagellar protein FlaG — translation MDVGKILSGSQLLQRAEHITDSTTEARERSDQPKDVLLDQNLLQKEALHKDEAHSIVKSLNDFLEPTSSEVRFEFHDELEEYYVTVVNKDTDEIIKEIPPKKMLDVYAAMAEFMGFLVDRKI, via the coding sequence ATGGATGTGGGGAAAATCTTATCTGGATCGCAACTCCTGCAACGGGCTGAGCACATCACTGATTCTACAACAGAGGCAAGGGAACGATCTGACCAACCAAAAGACGTACTATTAGATCAGAATCTATTACAAAAAGAAGCGTTACATAAGGATGAGGCGCATTCAATTGTAAAGAGTTTGAATGATTTTTTGGAGCCGACATCTTCAGAGGTTCGGTTTGAGTTTCATGATGAACTTGAGGAGTATTATGTAACGGTCGTCAATAAAGACACAGATGAAATCATTAAAGAGATTCCACCGAAGAAAATGCTAGATGTCTATGCGGCTATGGCAGAATTTATGGGATTTCTAGTAGATCGTAAAATATAG
- a CDS encoding flagellar hook-associated protein 2 yields the protein MANDMRIGGLASGMDIDKIVGDLMKAERMPLDKMEREKTSLTWKRDAYRDVNKQLFELENMAFDMKLEKSYNSKTTSSSDSGAVTATANAESSVGNYNVKVDQLASSAINTSREKISGGTSEIDPSGLLKDQNFKNGLPTNKDFTIKTYNEDGSTNEKTFTVDPNTQSLNDVLKNISNSDLGVRAFYDSQADKVVLERTETGNFNKTNEFKGAEIGFDSDSAPFLTQTLGVWNSKQDPDTGNWVKAEQGGTNAKFTYNNALDLETSGNSYTLNGVTFNFNDTTDGKNATINVNNNVDSAVDKITQFVEKYNKVIEDVGGRISEQKNRDYQPLTDKQKEGMGEKEIELWEKQAKKGLLHSDSTLQGAMFEMRNEWYQSVNTSGEFSQLSEIGIKTSSNYRDKGKLLIDEDKLRQALTKNPDSVTKLFVGEGETEGIADKLKSTLNETIKQVERKAGKPSSVPSSYNIGKNIVDLDSEMDAFEDRLNQIEDRYWSEFTQMEKAIQKMNSQSNYMMQQFG from the coding sequence ATGGCAAATGACATGCGTATAGGTGGTTTAGCCAGTGGAATGGATATCGACAAAATCGTCGGTGACCTCATGAAAGCGGAACGTATGCCTCTTGATAAAATGGAAAGGGAGAAGACCTCTCTTACATGGAAACGAGATGCATATCGTGACGTAAATAAGCAATTGTTTGAGCTGGAGAATATGGCTTTTGATATGAAACTGGAGAAGAGCTATAACAGTAAAACAACTAGCTCGTCTGACTCTGGTGCAGTAACGGCAACTGCGAATGCGGAGTCTAGTGTAGGTAACTACAATGTAAAAGTTGATCAGTTGGCTTCTTCGGCGATTAATACTAGTCGTGAAAAAATCTCTGGTGGAACAAGTGAAATTGATCCTAGTGGGTTATTAAAAGATCAAAACTTTAAGAATGGACTACCAACAAATAAGGATTTTACGATTAAAACGTATAATGAAGATGGTTCTACAAACGAGAAAACCTTTACGGTAGATCCAAATACTCAATCTCTCAATGATGTATTAAAAAATATAAGCAATTCTGATCTAGGTGTGAGAGCTTTCTATGATTCACAGGCAGATAAGGTGGTTCTAGAACGAACAGAAACTGGTAATTTTAATAAAACTAATGAATTCAAAGGTGCTGAAATAGGATTTGATTCCGATTCTGCTCCATTTTTAACACAAACATTAGGTGTATGGAATTCGAAACAGGACCCTGATACGGGCAATTGGGTGAAAGCTGAACAAGGTGGTACAAACGCCAAGTTTACCTACAACAATGCTCTTGACCTGGAGACGTCCGGAAACAGTTATACACTTAACGGAGTTACATTTAATTTTAATGATACAACAGATGGTAAAAATGCAACGATTAATGTAAATAATAACGTTGACTCAGCGGTAGATAAAATTACACAGTTCGTAGAAAAATACAACAAAGTCATCGAAGACGTTGGTGGACGCATTTCGGAACAGAAGAACCGAGACTATCAACCTCTTACCGATAAGCAAAAAGAAGGTATGGGAGAAAAAGAGATAGAACTATGGGAAAAGCAAGCCAAGAAAGGGCTTCTTCATAGTGACTCGACCCTTCAAGGTGCTATGTTTGAGATGCGGAATGAATGGTATCAGAGCGTAAATACTTCTGGAGAGTTCTCTCAGCTTTCAGAGATTGGTATAAAGACTTCTTCTAACTATCGAGACAAAGGGAAACTTCTCATTGATGAAGATAAACTTCGTCAGGCGTTAACGAAGAACCCAGACTCCGTTACGAAGTTATTTGTAGGCGAAGGCGAAACAGAAGGAATCGCCGATAAGCTAAAATCAACGCTTAATGAAACGATTAAGCAGGTAGAACGTAAAGCCGGTAAACCATCTAGCGTTCCGTCATCCTATAACATTGGCAAAAATATCGTCGACCTCGATAGTGAAATGGATGCGTTCGAGGACCGCCTAAACCAAATCGAGGATCGGTACTGGTCGGAGTTTACGCAGATGGAAAAGGCGATTCAGAAGATGAATTCGCAGTCTAACTATATGATGCAACAATTTGGGTAA
- the fliS gene encoding flagellar export chaperone FliS, with protein MSTQAYQAYQSNSVQTASPGELTLMLYNGCLKFIKLAKRGIEEKDYELKNTNIQKAQRIIQELMVTMNPEYDIANDVMPLYEYINHRLMEANLHNDTTILNEASELVTEFRDTWKEVVRQTRQQKFGEGGNA; from the coding sequence ATGTCTACACAAGCATATCAAGCGTATCAAAGTAATTCGGTTCAAACGGCATCGCCAGGAGAATTGACCCTGATGCTGTATAACGGATGTTTGAAGTTTATCAAACTAGCAAAACGTGGTATCGAAGAGAAAGATTATGAGCTGAAGAATACGAATATCCAGAAGGCGCAGCGTATCATTCAGGAATTAATGGTTACGATGAACCCTGAATATGATATTGCCAATGACGTAATGCCACTCTATGAATATATTAATCATCGTCTAATGGAAGCGAACCTGCACAATGATACGACGATTCTAAATGAAGCGTCTGAGCTTGTGACAGAATTCCGTGATACGTGGAAAGAGGTTGTTCGTCAGACACGCCAACAGAAATTTGGCGAGGGCGGTAACGCGTAA
- a CDS encoding flagellar protein FliT, translated as MSQVQELHELTSALYKLVHETPSSEERTEHIEKLNDLFDKREAYMENLERPTSDEEKALGKEILEMDRVIQDKVNHQMKDLKREMARLKKTKTSNQKYTNPYQQLSNYDGMFLDKKK; from the coding sequence ATGAGCCAGGTGCAAGAACTTCACGAGCTAACATCAGCGCTTTATAAGTTGGTTCATGAAACGCCTAGTTCCGAGGAACGGACGGAACATATTGAGAAGCTCAATGACCTTTTTGATAAACGGGAGGCGTATATGGAGAATCTGGAGCGTCCCACTTCGGATGAGGAAAAGGCGCTTGGCAAAGAGATTCTGGAAATGGACCGGGTGATTCAGGATAAAGTGAATCATCAAATGAAAGATCTCAAGCGAGAAATGGCTCGTTTGAAGAAAACGAAGACGTCGAACCAAAAATACACGAATCCCTATCAACAGCTGAGTAACTACGATGGGATGTTTTTAGACAAAAAGAAATAG
- the hpf gene encoding ribosome hibernation-promoting factor, HPF/YfiA family — protein sequence MKYNIRGENIEVTGAIKDYVEKKIGKLARYFDEEPSSEVHVNLSVYNDEQQIEVTIPMPNLLLRAEEQHVDLYAAIDLVVDKLERQIRKHKTKVNRKFRNEGAPKYVFAQMEDEAKRADPYDDNDIEIVRNKRFDLKPMDSEEAVLQMDMLGHSFFVFTNVETDTTNVVYRRRDGRYGLIEPS from the coding sequence ATGAAGTACAACATTCGTGGTGAAAATATTGAGGTAACAGGGGCTATTAAAGATTATGTCGAGAAGAAAATAGGGAAGCTGGCCCGTTACTTTGATGAGGAACCATCATCCGAGGTGCATGTAAATTTAAGTGTCTATAATGATGAGCAGCAAATTGAGGTTACGATTCCAATGCCTAACCTATTATTACGTGCTGAGGAACAGCATGTGGATTTATATGCTGCTATTGACCTTGTGGTAGACAAACTAGAACGTCAAATCCGCAAGCATAAAACGAAAGTAAACCGCAAATTCCGAAACGAGGGCGCACCTAAATACGTATTCGCCCAAATGGAAGATGAAGCGAAACGAGCAGATCCTTATGATGACAATGACATTGAAATTGTAAGAAACAAGCGCTTCGACTTGAAGCCAATGGATTCAGAGGAAGCAGTTCTACAGATGGATATGCTAGGTCACAGCTTCTTCGTATTTACAAACGTTGAGACTGACACAACCAACGTAGTGTACCGTCGTCGTGATGGTCGCTATGGCTTGATTGAACCAAGCTAA